In Lysobacter firmicutimachus, one genomic interval encodes:
- a CDS encoding type IV secretion system protein gives MDAAQMFGKKPVTPQIENAVAKAANYEVTVADIARKSERRAWIVAWCSVVMSLILAGGYFYFLPLKEKVPYVVLADAYNGTATVARLANDFTNPSIATSEAINKANISQFIMARESYDYSQIGQKDWGTVFAMAVPQVTSGYSALFKNDNPNNPINLYGKSKTLRVKILSIQLQGDKNVDSKAKVATVRFQRSVYNKDSGGSTPLDSKIATIEYLYKSNLKMDELNRLANPLGFQVIGYRVDNDYAASPPIATENYDPNAAPQPAAAPQPQGYPQQAYPQGYPPQPGAPAQPGAAPAQPGAAPAGYPPGTVPPQPGQPGAPLPNNPAANPAMTPAAAQAAPTGNANGVSNR, from the coding sequence ATGGATGCAGCCCAGATGTTCGGAAAAAAGCCCGTAACCCCGCAAATCGAAAATGCCGTCGCCAAGGCGGCCAACTACGAAGTCACCGTCGCCGACATCGCCCGCAAGAGCGAGCGCCGGGCCTGGATCGTCGCCTGGTGCTCGGTCGTGATGTCGCTGATCCTGGCCGGCGGCTACTTCTACTTCCTGCCGCTGAAGGAGAAGGTGCCCTACGTGGTGCTGGCGGACGCCTACAACGGCACCGCGACCGTGGCCCGCCTGGCCAACGACTTCACCAACCCTTCGATCGCCACCAGCGAGGCGATCAACAAGGCCAACATTTCCCAGTTCATCATGGCCCGCGAGTCGTACGACTACTCGCAAATCGGCCAGAAGGACTGGGGCACCGTGTTCGCCATGGCGGTCCCGCAGGTGACCAGCGGCTATTCGGCGTTGTTCAAGAACGACAACCCGAACAACCCGATCAACCTTTACGGCAAGAGCAAGACCCTGCGGGTCAAGATCCTCAGCATCCAGCTGCAGGGCGACAAGAACGTCGATTCGAAGGCCAAGGTGGCGACGGTCCGCTTCCAGCGCAGCGTCTACAACAAGGACTCCGGCGGCTCGACCCCGCTCGACAGCAAGATCGCCACGATCGAGTACCTGTACAAGTCGAACCTGAAGATGGATGAGCTCAACCGCTTGGCCAATCCGCTCGGCTTCCAGGTCATCGGCTACCGGGTCGACAACGACTACGCCGCCTCGCCGCCGATCGCGACCGAAAACTACGATCCCAACGCCGCGCCGCAGCCGGCCGCCGCGCCGCAGCCGCAGGGCTACCCGCAGCAGGCATATCCGCAGGGCTATCCGCCGCAGCCGGGCGCGCCCGCTCAGCCCGGCGCCGCCCCCGCGCAGCCCGGCGCCGCGCCGGCGGGCTATCCGCCCGGCACCGTGCCGCCGCAGCCGGGCCAGCCTGGCGCTCCGCTTCCCAACAACCCCGCCGCCAATCCGGCAATGACGCCGGCGGCCGCCCAAGCTGCACCGACTGGCAATGCGAATGGAGTCAGCAACCGATGA
- a CDS encoding pyridoxal phosphate-dependent aminotransferase: MTPETKLPKVGTTIFTVMSQLALEHQAVNLGQGFPDFDVPARLVDALARAMREGKNQYAPMTGIPALRQAIAAKTERCYGYRPDADAEITVVSGASEAIFDAVQAVVRPGEEVIVLDPCYDSYEPAIDLAGGRAVHVPLDPQTFAVDWERVRAAVTPRTRLLMINSPHNPSGAMFDADDIVRLSELLRDTGIYLLSDEVYEHIVFDGRRHESVLRYPELRERAFVVSSFGKTYHCTGWKIGYCIAPPALSAELRKVHQYNSFCSFAPAQWAFAEMIEAEPEHYQQLGAFYQAKRDAFRDQLLGTRLRPLPVPGGYFQLVDYAQVSDLDDVAFCRWLTIEKGVAAIPLSPFYETAPAGQRLARLCFAKNPATLDAAIERLARL, encoded by the coding sequence ATGACGCCCGAAACCAAGCTGCCCAAGGTCGGTACCACCATCTTCACCGTGATGTCGCAGCTCGCGCTCGAGCACCAGGCGGTCAATCTCGGCCAGGGCTTCCCCGACTTCGATGTACCCGCGCGTCTGGTCGACGCGCTCGCCCGGGCGATGCGCGAAGGCAAGAACCAGTACGCGCCGATGACCGGCATTCCGGCCCTGCGCCAGGCCATCGCCGCCAAGACCGAGCGCTGCTACGGCTACCGGCCCGACGCCGATGCCGAGATCACCGTCGTTTCCGGTGCCAGCGAGGCCATCTTCGACGCGGTGCAGGCGGTGGTGCGGCCGGGCGAGGAGGTGATCGTGCTGGATCCGTGCTACGACAGCTACGAGCCGGCGATCGATCTGGCCGGCGGCCGCGCCGTGCACGTGCCGCTGGACCCGCAGACCTTCGCGGTCGACTGGGAGCGGGTGCGCGCCGCGGTCACGCCCAGGACCCGCTTGCTGATGATCAACTCGCCGCACAACCCCTCCGGGGCCATGTTCGACGCCGACGACATCGTCCGCCTGAGCGAGCTGCTGCGCGATACCGGCATCTATCTGTTGTCCGACGAGGTCTACGAACACATCGTCTTCGACGGCCGCCGCCACGAATCCGTGCTGCGTTACCCGGAACTGCGCGAACGGGCCTTCGTCGTGTCCAGCTTCGGCAAGACCTACCACTGCACCGGCTGGAAGATCGGCTACTGCATCGCGCCGCCGGCGCTGTCGGCCGAACTGCGCAAAGTGCACCAGTACAACAGTTTCTGCAGTTTCGCCCCGGCGCAGTGGGCGTTCGCCGAGATGATCGAGGCCGAGCCGGAGCATTACCAACAGCTCGGCGCCTTCTACCAGGCCAAGCGCGACGCTTTCCGCGATCAGTTGCTGGGCACGCGGCTGCGTCCGTTGCCGGTGCCGGGCGGCTACTTCCAACTGGTCGATTACGCGCAGGTCAGCGACCTGGACGACGTCGCGTTCTGCCGTTGGCTGACGATCGAGAAAGGCGTGGCGGCGATCCCGTTGTCGCCGTTCTACGAAACCGCGCCGGCCGGGCAGCGCCTGGCGCGACTGTGTTTCGCCAAGAATCCGGCCACGCTGGATGCGGCGATCGAACGCCTGGCCCGACTTTGA
- a CDS encoding DUF3293 domain-containing protein, with protein MRELQVVNAAELALAYAAAEYAVALDGDALPLRVGRPAGDLEAYWPAARYLFVSAWNPASEPHSESANRAADERLIARLEAAGIPRHAAWAQDAAGEWREPGWLLADLDDFAANALARDFGQAGVLAWSRGEPVRLRMLIARPADAERSDYTDWVGA; from the coding sequence ATGCGCGAATTGCAGGTCGTCAATGCCGCCGAGCTGGCGCTCGCCTACGCCGCCGCCGAGTACGCGGTGGCGCTGGACGGCGACGCCCTGCCCTTGCGCGTCGGACGCCCGGCCGGCGATCTGGAGGCCTACTGGCCGGCGGCGCGCTATCTGTTCGTCAGCGCCTGGAACCCGGCCTCCGAGCCGCACTCCGAGAGCGCCAACCGCGCCGCCGACGAGCGCCTGATCGCGCGCCTGGAAGCCGCCGGCATCCCACGTCACGCCGCCTGGGCGCAAGACGCGGCCGGCGAATGGCGCGAGCCGGGCTGGCTGCTGGCCGATCTCGACGATTTCGCCGCCAACGCCCTGGCGCGCGACTTCGGCCAGGCCGGCGTGCTGGCCTGGAGCCGTGGCGAGCCGGTCCGGCTGCGCATGCTGATCGCCCGCCCCGCGGATGCCGAGCGCTCGGACTACACGGACTGGGTCGGCGCCTGA
- the ccmA gene encoding heme ABC exporter ATP-binding protein CcmA, with protein MTSTPDPHPPLLQSRALRFARNDEPVFGPLDFAVDAGEALLVQGDNGAGKTTLLRVLAGLLPADGGRIELDGRPADAAHRARAMAYLGHLPGFKADLSALENLNFLCGLQGRRPSQSPEHALAIVGLAGYEDALARQLSAGQKKRLSLARLWTSPAPLWLLDEPYANLDLDGIELVNRMVQAHLRDGGAALVTTHGAYAAPPVRTRMLVLEKAA; from the coding sequence ATGACGTCCACACCCGATCCCCACCCGCCGCTGCTGCAATCCCGCGCCCTGCGCTTCGCGCGCAACGACGAACCGGTGTTCGGCCCGCTGGATTTCGCGGTCGACGCCGGCGAGGCCCTGCTGGTCCAGGGCGACAACGGCGCCGGCAAGACCACGCTGTTGCGGGTGCTGGCCGGCCTGCTGCCCGCGGACGGGGGCCGGATCGAACTCGACGGCCGTCCCGCCGACGCCGCCCACCGCGCCCGCGCCATGGCCTATCTCGGCCACCTGCCCGGCTTCAAGGCCGACCTCAGCGCGCTGGAGAACCTGAACTTCCTGTGCGGCCTGCAGGGCCGGCGCCCCAGTCAGTCGCCCGAGCACGCGCTGGCGATCGTCGGCCTGGCCGGTTACGAGGACGCGCTGGCGCGCCAGCTCTCGGCTGGGCAGAAGAAGCGCCTGTCGCTGGCGCGGCTGTGGACCTCGCCTGCGCCGCTGTGGCTGCTCGACGAGCCCTACGCCAACCTCGACCTGGACGGGATCGAACTGGTCAACCGCATGGTCCAGGCGCACTTGCGCGACGGCGGCGCGGCCCTGGTCACCACCCACGGCGCCTACGCTGCGCCGCCGGTGCGCACCCGCATGCTGGTCTTGGAGAAGGCGGCATGA
- the ccmB gene encoding heme exporter protein CcmB, whose protein sequence is MSAPGTSAIPDHRALPGLAAAARALLLRDLRLLWRRRGDAAQPALLALLVVTLFALALGGEKQALSRVAAAVLWLAILLAGLLSLDTLFRGDAEDGSLEQWMLAPVPLSWLVAVRTFMHWATTALPLLLATPLLAQLLYLPAQQLPVLMASLALGTPLLSLLGAVVAALTVGMRRSGILLALLALPLYVPVLVFGAGSVAASAQGLDPVGALLILAAGLAIALLLAPLAAATAIRIALT, encoded by the coding sequence ATGAGCGCCCCAGGCACGAGCGCCATTCCCGATCACCGCGCCCTGCCCGGCCTGGCCGCCGCCGCGCGCGCCCTGCTGTTGCGCGACCTGCGCCTGCTCTGGCGCCGGCGCGGTGACGCGGCCCAGCCGGCGCTGCTGGCGCTGCTGGTGGTGACCCTGTTCGCGCTGGCCCTGGGCGGCGAGAAACAGGCCCTGTCCCGGGTCGCCGCGGCGGTGCTGTGGCTGGCGATCCTGCTCGCCGGCCTGCTCTCGCTCGACACCCTGTTCCGCGGCGACGCCGAGGACGGCTCGCTGGAGCAATGGATGCTGGCGCCGGTGCCGCTGAGCTGGCTGGTCGCCGTGCGCACCTTCATGCATTGGGCCACCACCGCCCTGCCGCTGCTGCTGGCGACGCCCCTGCTGGCGCAGTTGCTGTATCTGCCTGCGCAACAATTGCCGGTGCTGATGGCCTCGCTGGCTCTGGGCACGCCGCTGCTGAGCTTGCTCGGCGCGGTGGTTGCCGCGCTGACGGTCGGGATGCGCCGCTCTGGTATTCTCCTGGCCTTGTTGGCGTTGCCGTTGTACGTTCCCGTGCTGGTGTTCGGCGCCGGCAGCGTGGCTGCCTCGGCCCAGGGATTGGACCCGGTCGGCGCCCTGCTGATCCTGGCTGCGGGCCTGGCGATAGCGCTGTTGCTGGCGCCGCTGGCGGCCGCGACGGCGATCCGCATCGCGCTGACCTGA